A genomic stretch from Methylorubrum extorquens includes:
- a CDS encoding putative acetate kinase (partial) (Evidence 3 : Putative function from multiple computational evidences; Product type e : enzyme), translated as MAGSPVCDHAAVARWLFAPVPSAPEAVGHRIVHGGLRHAAPVHLDADVMEALEELVPLAPAYQPQALACIRAVAETWPHLPQVACLDTAFHRTQGRLAQLYPLPRALIDEGLVRFGFHGLSYAHVARTYPHGRVLAAHLGHGASLCAIRDGRSVATTMGLTTLDGLMMDTRSGAVDPGLVLHLIRDRGLTPDAVAELRNERSGLLGVSGISDDVRDLEGTGAPQAREALDLFSYRVVREAGSLIAALGGLDTLVFTGGVGEHAANVRASICRGLAFAGFVLDATVTG; from the coding sequence ATGGCGGGCTCCCCGGTATGCGACCACGCTGCGGTCGCCCGCTGGTTGTTCGCGCCGGTGCCCTCGGCGCCGGAGGCGGTCGGGCACCGCATCGTCCACGGCGGCTTGCGCCACGCGGCGCCCGTCCATTTAGACGCGGACGTCATGGAGGCGCTGGAGGAACTCGTGCCGCTAGCCCCGGCGTACCAGCCGCAGGCTCTCGCCTGCATCCGCGCAGTCGCGGAGACGTGGCCGCACCTGCCACAGGTCGCCTGCTTAGACACGGCCTTCCATCGGACGCAGGGCAGGCTCGCCCAGCTTTACCCGCTGCCGCGCGCCCTCATCGACGAGGGCCTCGTGCGGTTCGGCTTCCACGGCCTGTCCTACGCTCATGTCGCCCGGACCTACCCGCACGGCCGGGTGCTCGCGGCCCATCTTGGGCACGGGGCCAGCCTCTGCGCGATCCGAGACGGGCGCAGCGTCGCCACTACGATGGGTTTGACCACGCTCGATGGACTGATGATGGACACCCGCAGCGGCGCGGTAGACCCGGGCTTGGTGCTGCACCTGATCCGAGACCGCGGCCTCACCCCCGACGCGGTGGCCGAACTCCGGAACGAGCGCTCGGGGCTGCTTGGCGTCTCGGGCATCAGCGACGACGTGCGGGACTTGGAGGGCACCGGGGCTCCCCAGGCACGCGAGGCCCTGGACCTGTTCAGCTACCGCGTCGTCCGGGAGGCGGGCTCGCTCATCGCGGCGCTCGGCGGCCTCGACACCCTCGTCTTCACCGGCGGCGTCGGCGAGCACGCCGCAAACGTCCGTGCCAGCATCTGCCGAGGGCTCGCCTTCGCCGGCTTTGTCCTCGACGCGACCGTCACCGGCTAG
- a CDS encoding protein of unknown function (Evidence 5 : Unknown function) — MAAHADKPDTFDPFGIAASMNEWCCLVKAARELKDVDEEMMETMLEANATGPASLSPEAGVKLRSLVNLMRSLNLDPEAIRRRDPETMRELETACLRCTERSRCARELWAGTAAYPEFCPNAAGIDRLRGQ, encoded by the coding sequence ATGGCCGCACATGCAGACAAACCCGACACCTTCGACCCCTTCGGCATCGCCGCCTCGATGAACGAATGGTGCTGCCTGGTGAAGGCGGCGCGCGAGCTCAAGGACGTCGACGAGGAGATGATGGAGACGATGCTGGAGGCAAACGCGACCGGTCCCGCATCCCTCAGCCCGGAAGCCGGCGTAAAGCTCCGCAGCCTCGTGAACCTGATGCGAAGCCTGAACCTCGACCCGGAGGCCATCCGACGGCGCGACCCGGAAACCATGCGCGAGCTTGAAACTGCCTGCCTGCGCTGCACGGAGCGCAGCCGCTGCGCCAGAGAGCTCTGGGCCGGGACCGCCGCCTACCCGGAGTTCTGCCCGAACGCGGCTGGCATCGACCGGCTGCGCGGTCAATGA
- a CDS encoding protein of unknown function (Evidence 5 : Unknown function), translated as MREDLRHGAGRHPGPFAIGPAGQDDGYARTEDQAGGLGAGEVHQLLREHVPGHEVRDDQHVGVARDRRNDARGHRRQPGPDRLSGLVLDLRGNPGG; from the coding sequence GTGCGCGAGGATCTGCGCCATGGCGCAGGACGCCACCCCGGACCGTTCGCCATCGGACCGGCTGGTCAGGACGATGGGTACGCGCGCACCGAGGATCAGGCTGGCGGCCTAGGCGCCGGCGAGGTGCACCAATTGCTTCGCGAGCATGTTCCCGGACACGAGGTCCGGGACGACCAGCACGTCGGCGTCGCCCGGGACCGACGAAACGATGCACGTGGTCACCGCCGCCAGCCCGGTCCGGATCGACTCTCGGGCTTGGTCCTGGACCTGCGCGGAAATCCGGGCGGCTAG
- a CDS encoding conserved protein of unknown function, putative transport-associated protein (Evidence 4 : Unknown function but conserved in other organisms), producing the protein MDDITVHRHVLDELDYAPVIDAAQIGVTVENGIVTLTGHVRNYAEKSIAERVALRVRGVRGVVERIEVRYPDNPSVGDEALAERCARVLEWDVRIPEGSVTLKVERGCVTLQGCVPYYHQKAAVDKALRRLAGVTDIVNIIAVKPPAQAVEVKSRILAALRRSARDPDTIQVHVDGGKVILDGCVDVWRDRELAERAAWSAPGVRAVEDRLTLAS; encoded by the coding sequence ATGGACGACATCACCGTGCACCGGCACGTGCTCGACGAGCTGGACTACGCCCCGGTGATCGACGCGGCGCAGATCGGCGTCACCGTCGAGAACGGCATCGTCACCCTGACCGGCCACGTCCGGAACTACGCCGAGAAGAGTATCGCCGAGCGAGTCGCGCTTCGGGTCCGCGGGGTGCGGGGCGTGGTCGAGCGGATCGAGGTCCGGTACCCAGACAACCCAAGCGTCGGCGACGAGGCCCTGGCCGAGCGCTGCGCCCGGGTCCTCGAATGGGACGTGCGGATCCCGGAGGGCTCAGTCACGCTTAAGGTTGAGCGCGGCTGCGTCACACTCCAGGGGTGCGTGCCCTACTACCACCAGAAGGCGGCCGTCGATAAGGCGCTGCGGCGCCTAGCCGGCGTCACCGACATCGTCAACATCATCGCCGTGAAGCCGCCCGCGCAGGCCGTTGAGGTGAAGTCCCGCATCCTCGCGGCCCTGAGGCGGAGCGCCCGGGACCCGGACACGATCCAGGTGCACGTGGACGGAGGCAAGGTCATCCTCGATGGGTGCGTCGACGTCTGGCGCGACCGTGAGCTCGCCGAGCGGGCGGCGTGGTCGGCCCCTGGCGTGCGGGCTGTCGAGGACCGCCTGACGCTCGCCAGCTGA
- a CDS encoding putative alcohol dehydrogenase (Adh-like) (Evidence 3 : Putative function from multiple computational evidences; Product type e : enzyme) — translation MLAMVLREVGAPLVPEERPDPVPGPGEVRIRVEACAVCRTDLHLIDGELPQAVYPIVPGHEVVGCVEALGLGVTEPRPGTRVGVPWLGHACGHCRYCGSGRENLCDAPGFTGCTRDGGFASHLVAEAAFTIPLDPALDAVATAPLLCAGLIGWRTLRMAGEAGTVGLYGFGAAAHIIAQVCRWQGRRVFAFTRPGDREAQAFARTLGAEWAGDSDGQPPEPLDAALIFAPDGSLVPAALAAVRKGGRVVCGGIHMSDIPAFPYDLLWGERAVLSVANLTREDARTFFEILPQAGIVTRTRAFPLTQANAAIAAHRCGALQGAAVLVP, via the coding sequence ATGCTGGCGATGGTCCTGCGCGAGGTCGGCGCTCCCCTCGTCCCGGAGGAGCGTCCGGACCCGGTTCCTGGGCCGGGCGAGGTCCGCATCCGGGTTGAGGCCTGCGCCGTCTGCCGTACCGACCTCCACCTCATAGACGGCGAGCTTCCGCAGGCGGTCTACCCCATCGTGCCGGGCCACGAAGTCGTCGGGTGCGTCGAGGCCCTCGGTTTAGGCGTGACCGAGCCTCGACCGGGTACCCGCGTGGGCGTGCCCTGGCTCGGGCATGCCTGCGGGCATTGCCGCTACTGCGGGAGCGGCCGCGAGAACCTCTGCGACGCGCCCGGCTTCACCGGCTGCACGCGCGATGGCGGCTTCGCGAGCCACCTCGTGGCCGAGGCCGCCTTCACCATCCCGCTCGACCCGGCCCTCGACGCGGTCGCGACGGCGCCGCTCCTTTGCGCTGGTCTGATCGGCTGGCGCACGTTGCGAATGGCCGGGGAGGCTGGGACCGTTGGACTCTATGGCTTCGGGGCGGCTGCCCACATCATCGCGCAGGTCTGCCGCTGGCAGGGGCGGCGCGTGTTCGCCTTCACTCGGCCAGGCGACCGGGAGGCGCAGGCCTTCGCCCGCACGCTGGGAGCGGAGTGGGCTGGGGACTCCGACGGCCAGCCGCCCGAACCGTTGGACGCCGCGCTCATCTTCGCCCCAGACGGGAGCCTCGTGCCCGCCGCTCTTGCAGCGGTTCGCAAGGGCGGCCGCGTGGTCTGCGGCGGCATCCACATGAGCGACATCCCGGCCTTCCCCTACGACCTGCTCTGGGGCGAGCGCGCGGTGTTATCGGTGGCGAACCTGACCCGCGAGGACGCGCGGACCTTCTTCGAGATCCTGCCGCAGGCCGGCATCGTCACCCGTACACGCGCCTTCCCCCTCACTCAGGCCAACGCGGCCATCGCAGCCCACCGCTGCGGGGCTCTTCAAGGTGCAGCCGTCCTCGTCCCCTGA
- a CDS encoding conserved protein of unknown function; putative transport-associated protein (Evidence 4 : Unknown function but conserved in other organisms) — protein sequence MTDKDLRRDVLDELDFDPSLDAAEIGVAVSDGVVTLTGHVGSYAEKVEAENAVRRVKGVRAIAQDIQVRYPEAKKIEDDQIAARALAIIDWSVHLPKEAIQVKVANGWITLTGVVPWQYQAIMAEAAVRKLSGVVGVSNVIEIRPEVRPTQVKDKILEAFKRSAMFEADGIKVSVEGDRVTLEGAVTAWTEREAAERAAWSVPGVRTVVDHIVALS from the coding sequence ATGACTGACAAGGATCTGCGCCGCGACGTGCTCGACGAGCTCGACTTCGACCCCAGCCTCGACGCGGCCGAGATCGGTGTCGCCGTCTCGGACGGGGTCGTCACCCTAACCGGCCACGTCGGCAGCTACGCCGAGAAGGTCGAGGCCGAGAACGCCGTCCGCCGCGTGAAGGGCGTGCGCGCCATCGCTCAGGACATCCAGGTGCGCTACCCCGAAGCCAAGAAGATCGAGGACGATCAGATTGCCGCGCGGGCGCTGGCCATCATCGACTGGTCGGTGCACCTCCCGAAAGAGGCCATCCAGGTCAAGGTCGCGAATGGCTGGATCACGCTCACCGGCGTGGTGCCCTGGCAGTATCAGGCGATAATGGCCGAGGCGGCCGTGAGGAAGCTGTCCGGCGTCGTCGGCGTGTCGAACGTGATCGAGATCCGGCCCGAGGTTCGGCCGACCCAGGTCAAGGACAAGATCCTGGAGGCGTTCAAGCGCAGCGCGATGTTCGAGGCGGACGGGATCAAGGTCAGCGTGGAGGGCGATCGGGTCACGCTCGAAGGCGCCGTGACGGCCTGGACCGAGCGTGAAGCCGCCGAGCGTGCGGCTTGGTCGGTGCCGGGCGTGCGCACCGTCGTGGATCACATCGTCGCCCTGAGCTGA
- a CDS encoding protein of unknown function (Evidence 5 : Unknown function) yields the protein MRVVVLECASHDLGRGGRVAVDEHDHGNAVDHAGARPVRREPLDVVGAAADEAHDLAAAEECAGHGDHLAARISAQVQDQARESIRTGLAAVTTCIVSSVPGDADVLVVPDLVSGNMLAKQLVHLAGA from the coding sequence TTGCGCGTCGTGGTCCTGGAGTGCGCTAGCCACGATCTCGGCCGCGGAGGCCGTGTCGCCGTTGACGAGCACGACCATGGGAACGCCGTCGACCACGCCGGCGCCCGCCCGGTCCGGCGCGAACCGCTCGACGTTGTCGGGGCCGCGGCCGACGAGGCGCACGATCTCGCCGCGGCCGAAGAGTGCGCCGGCCACGGCGACCACCTAGCCGCCCGGATTTCCGCGCAGGTCCAGGACCAAGCCCGAGAGTCGATCCGGACCGGGCTGGCGGCGGTGACCACGTGCATCGTTTCGTCGGTCCCGGGCGACGCCGACGTGCTGGTCGTCCCGGACCTCGTGTCCGGGAACATGCTCGCGAAGCAATTGGTGCACCTCGCCGGCGCCTAG
- a CDS encoding conserved protein of unknown function (Evidence 4 : Unknown function but conserved in other organisms) produces the protein MTTFDERKQAFEHRFVHEEEQRFRVRTRRNLLLATWACERMRLHGDAAQRFVEDFTDRGVLTADERLLAELHADLVSAGVEETLPALRREMERCAALARAEQRVGLALDQGSSA, from the coding sequence ATGACCACGTTCGACGAACGCAAACAGGCCTTCGAGCACCGTTTCGTCCACGAGGAGGAGCAGCGCTTCCGCGTGCGTACCCGGCGCAACCTGTTGCTGGCGACCTGGGCTTGCGAGCGCATGCGGCTCCATGGGGACGCGGCCCAACGATTCGTCGAGGACTTCACCGACCGGGGCGTCCTGACGGCCGACGAGCGTCTCCTCGCCGAGCTCCATGCGGACCTTGTGTCGGCGGGTGTCGAGGAGACGCTGCCTGCGTTGCGCAGGGAGATGGAGCGATGCGCCGCGCTCGCTCGGGCCGAGCAACGCGTCGGGCTTGCGCTGGATCAAGGCTCCTCCGCCTGA
- a CDS encoding protein of unknown function (Evidence 5 : Unknown function) has product MALVLRSTFVTTVRRARVPMMRAPSDDAGTRLVMDAARYRSIGSLQALALAVAASAVTPALLWLAL; this is encoded by the coding sequence ATGGCCCTGGTTCTTCGATCTACCTTCGTCACCACGGTCCGCCGCGCGCGGGTGCCGATGATGCGAGCACCGTCGGACGACGCCGGTACCCGGCTCGTCATGGATGCCGCGCGTTACCGGAGCATCGGTAGCCTGCAGGCTCTGGCACTGGCCGTCGCGGCGTCGGCGGTGACGCCGGCGCTGCTCTGGCTGGCCCTCTAA
- a CDS encoding conserved protein of unknown function (Evidence 4 : Unknown function but conserved in other organisms), whose product MSHGTHGIDEVAPGLTRRPRKPGALSGLHRVTLTLARCPEHPQGSAGRGYDIVAPLRPDGHLDAALWHETRDRCRVRRFWTGEPDRRGRLVHRAGGEGGATWLIDYEDWTNEDDEAGYRLGTHTFVEGEYVSIREAGDEEYRTFRVARVGATNAGGRGGVFA is encoded by the coding sequence ATGTCCCATGGAACGCACGGGATCGATGAAGTCGCTCCCGGTCTCACGCGGCGTCCCAGGAAACCCGGCGCCCTGTCCGGGCTGCACCGTGTGACCCTGACGCTGGCGCGCTGTCCCGAGCATCCGCAGGGAAGTGCCGGGCGGGGCTACGACATCGTGGCGCCGCTCAGGCCCGACGGCCACCTCGACGCGGCGCTCTGGCACGAGACGCGTGACCGTTGCCGCGTGCGGCGCTTCTGGACCGGTGAGCCTGACCGCCGTGGTAGGCTCGTGCACCGCGCCGGCGGCGAGGGCGGCGCCACTTGGCTTATCGACTACGAGGACTGGACGAACGAGGACGACGAGGCCGGCTACCGCCTCGGTACGCACACCTTCGTCGAGGGCGAGTACGTCTCCATCCGCGAGGCGGGGGACGAGGAGTACCGCACGTTTCGGGTCGCCCGTGTCGGCGCGACGAATGCGGGTGGCCGAGGGGGAGTCTTTGCATGA
- the xfp gene encoding D-xylulose 5-phosphate/D-fructose 6-phosphate phosphoketolase (Evidence 2a : Function from experimental evidences in other organisms; PubMedId : 11292814, 11823225; Product type e : enzyme), with protein sequence MDATHGSREHHDGECRDDGDGLAFVPGPIGPDGLRQIDAYWRAANYLSVGQIYLMANPLLREPLKPEHVKPRLLGHWGTTPGLNFIYAHLNRVIRERDLDMIAVWGPGHGAPGLVANAYLEGTYAETYPDVAHDLDGMARLFRQFSFPGGIPSHASPELPGSIHEGGELGYSLAHAFGAALDNPGLTVACVVGDGEAETGPLAAAWHGNKFLDPRSDGTVLPILHLNGYKIANPTVLARIPREELRSLLVGYGYEPTFVEGDEPAIMHQAMAAALDAAFDAITEIRIRARRGEAGRPRWPLVVLRSPKGWTGPGSVDGKPVEGTWRSHQVPVAAVRENPEHRAILERWMRSYRPEELFTPDGSLVPDLAALPPRGPRRLSANPHANAHRGAPLRLPELRRLAVTVPERGRTKAEATRALGVYLRDVLTLNAEARNFRIMGPDETASNRLDAVFEVTSRAWQEEILPEDDHLGRDGRVMEVLSEHLCEGWLEGYVLTGRHGLFATYEAFAHVIDSMVNQHAKWLKSARDLPWRRPVPSLNILLSSHVWRQDHNGFSHQDPGFIDFVANKRGDTARIYLPPDANCLLCVMDHCLRTYDRINVVVAGKQPALQWLDMDAAARHCAAGVGIWDWASNEGEAEPDVVMACAGDVPTQETLAAVDWLRRYVPELKVRVVNVVDLMTLPARETHPHGLDDPTFDSLFTRDRPVMFAYHGYPWLIHRMTYKRTNHGNFHVHGFIEEGTTTTPFDMCVLNRLDRYHLAQAALRAVPGLGARGEHAEEALRDALAAHRVHVCRAGDDLPEVKDWSWPDRHGDEHPDRRRIEADIMQCDTAGAEEPRPARTADDRACNA encoded by the coding sequence ATGGACGCAACACACGGTTCGAGGGAGCACCACGACGGCGAATGTCGAGACGACGGCGACGGCTTGGCGTTCGTACCCGGGCCGATCGGGCCTGACGGCCTCCGGCAGATCGACGCCTACTGGCGCGCCGCGAACTACCTGTCGGTCGGCCAGATCTACTTGATGGCCAACCCGCTCCTGCGCGAGCCGCTCAAGCCCGAGCATGTGAAGCCGCGGCTGCTCGGGCACTGGGGTACGACACCGGGCCTGAACTTCATCTACGCGCACCTCAATCGCGTCATCCGCGAGCGCGACCTCGACATGATCGCGGTCTGGGGGCCCGGCCACGGGGCGCCGGGGCTCGTGGCCAACGCCTACCTGGAGGGCACCTACGCCGAGACCTACCCGGACGTGGCGCACGACCTCGACGGGATGGCCCGGCTGTTCCGGCAGTTCTCGTTCCCCGGCGGCATCCCGAGCCATGCCTCGCCCGAGTTGCCCGGCTCGATCCACGAGGGCGGAGAGCTCGGCTATTCCCTGGCGCATGCCTTCGGCGCAGCCCTCGACAATCCCGGTCTGACGGTCGCCTGCGTGGTCGGCGACGGCGAGGCCGAAACCGGCCCGCTGGCGGCCGCCTGGCACGGAAACAAGTTCCTCGACCCGCGGTCCGACGGGACGGTCCTGCCGATCCTGCATCTCAACGGTTACAAGATCGCAAACCCGACCGTCCTCGCCCGCATACCCCGCGAGGAGTTGCGCAGCCTGCTCGTCGGCTACGGCTACGAGCCGACCTTCGTGGAAGGCGACGAGCCGGCCATCATGCACCAAGCCATGGCGGCGGCGCTTGACGCAGCCTTCGACGCCATCACAGAGATCCGGATACGGGCGAGACGCGGCGAAGCTGGGCGACCGCGTTGGCCTTTGGTCGTGCTGCGCAGCCCGAAGGGCTGGACTGGGCCGGGGAGCGTCGATGGCAAGCCGGTCGAGGGCACCTGGCGCTCGCACCAGGTGCCGGTCGCCGCCGTGCGCGAGAACCCGGAGCACCGTGCGATCCTGGAGCGCTGGATGCGCTCCTACCGGCCGGAGGAGTTGTTTACGCCGGACGGCTCGCTCGTCCCCGACCTCGCCGCGCTGCCGCCGCGGGGGCCGCGGCGCCTGTCAGCCAACCCGCACGCCAACGCGCACAGGGGCGCACCCTTGCGGCTCCCGGAGCTCCGGCGTCTCGCCGTCACCGTGCCGGAGCGCGGTCGTACCAAGGCCGAGGCCACGCGCGCGCTCGGGGTCTACCTGCGGGACGTCCTGACCCTGAACGCGGAGGCTCGAAACTTCCGCATCATGGGTCCCGACGAGACCGCCTCGAACCGCCTCGACGCCGTCTTCGAGGTGACGAGCCGCGCCTGGCAGGAAGAGATCCTGCCCGAGGACGACCATCTCGGGCGCGACGGTCGCGTCATGGAGGTGCTGAGCGAGCACCTCTGCGAGGGCTGGCTGGAGGGCTACGTGCTGACCGGACGGCACGGCCTGTTCGCGACCTACGAGGCCTTTGCGCATGTGATCGACTCGATGGTGAACCAGCACGCCAAGTGGCTGAAGTCCGCGCGCGACCTGCCCTGGCGCCGGCCGGTGCCCTCGCTCAACATCCTGCTCTCGTCCCATGTCTGGCGCCAGGACCACAACGGCTTCAGCCACCAGGATCCGGGCTTCATCGACTTCGTGGCGAACAAGCGCGGCGACACGGCGCGGATCTACCTGCCGCCGGACGCGAACTGCCTGCTCTGCGTCATGGATCACTGCCTACGCACCTACGACCGCATCAACGTCGTGGTGGCCGGCAAGCAGCCCGCGCTGCAATGGCTCGACATGGACGCGGCGGCCCGGCATTGCGCGGCCGGTGTCGGGATCTGGGACTGGGCCTCGAACGAGGGCGAGGCGGAGCCGGACGTGGTGATGGCCTGCGCGGGCGACGTGCCCACCCAGGAGACGCTCGCGGCCGTGGATTGGCTGCGCCGGTACGTCCCGGAGCTCAAGGTTCGGGTCGTCAACGTCGTCGACCTGATGACCCTGCCGGCGCGCGAGACGCACCCGCACGGGCTCGATGACCCGACATTCGACAGCCTGTTCACACGCGACCGGCCGGTGATGTTCGCCTATCACGGCTATCCCTGGCTCATCCATCGGATGACCTACAAGCGGACGAACCACGGCAACTTCCACGTGCACGGCTTCATCGAGGAGGGCACAACGACCACGCCGTTCGACATGTGCGTGCTGAACCGCCTCGACCGCTACCACCTGGCTCAGGCCGCCCTGCGGGCCGTCCCGGGGCTGGGAGCCCGGGGCGAGCACGCCGAGGAGGCGCTCCGCGATGCGCTGGCCGCCCACCGCGTGCACGTCTGCCGGGCCGGGGATGATCTACCGGAGGTCAAGGACTGGTCCTGGCCGGATCGGCATGGCGACGAACATCCGGACCGCCGCCGCATCGAGGCCGACATCATGCAGTGCGACACAGCCGGTGCCGAGGAGCCGCGACCGGCCAGGACCGCCGACGATCGGGCGTGCAACGCCTGA
- a CDS encoding protein of unknown function (Evidence 5 : Unknown function) encodes MTDVLVVYYSRTGTTETVAHALAARLGAEIDSIEALTTYAGPLGFMKGIWHSIRNATPPIRQRLDPRRFRAVVLCSPVWAGKLAGPARTYLGQAGKVPLLCGVAVSGSGGSQARFFRGMEQLGGRDGIPTLSIAQRQVRDGTFERLLDPFTETVRTQHNEAA; translated from the coding sequence ATGACGGATGTCCTGGTCGTCTACTACTCGCGCACGGGGACCACCGAGACGGTCGCCCACGCTTTGGCAGCCCGGCTCGGGGCCGAGATCGACAGCATCGAGGCCCTGACCACCTATGCCGGGCCCTTAGGCTTCATGAAGGGGATCTGGCACTCGATCCGGAACGCCACCCCTCCGATCCGGCAGCGCCTCGACCCGCGGCGGTTCCGCGCCGTCGTCCTGTGCTCCCCCGTTTGGGCCGGCAAGCTCGCCGGGCCCGCGCGGACCTACCTGGGACAGGCGGGCAAGGTCCCGCTCCTCTGCGGTGTGGCCGTGTCCGGCTCCGGCGGCTCGCAGGCACGGTTCTTCCGCGGGATGGAGCAGCTCGGCGGGCGAGACGGCATCCCAACCCTGTCCATCGCGCAGCGCCAGGTCAGAGACGGCACGTTCGAGCGCCTGCTCGACCCCTTCACCGAGACGGTACGGACCCAACACAACGAGGCAGCCTGA
- the aqpZ gene encoding aquaporin (Evidence 2a : Function from experimental evidences in other organisms; Product type t : transporter): protein MDHDTMRRATAEFFGTFWLTFGGCGAAVLSAAFPELGIGFLGVAFAFGLTVLTMAYAVGHISGGHFNPAVTLGLWSSHRCATRHVLPYIMAQVFGAVLAAGALYGIASGKVGWIPNGFASNGYGDLSPGKYGLAACLVTEFLTTFFFLFIIIGTTSKGAAVGFAGIPIGFALVLIHLISIPVTNTSVNPARSTGPALIAGGEYMAQLWLFWLAPIAGAMGAGALARWLYEPADIVETTVVEKQAAVSG, encoded by the coding sequence ATGGATCACGATACGATGCGCCGGGCGACCGCCGAGTTCTTCGGCACCTTCTGGCTGACCTTCGGCGGCTGCGGTGCCGCCGTCCTATCCGCCGCATTCCCCGAACTCGGGATCGGCTTCCTGGGCGTAGCGTTCGCCTTCGGGCTCACCGTGCTCACGATGGCCTACGCTGTCGGCCACATCTCGGGCGGCCACTTCAACCCGGCCGTCACCCTGGGGCTGTGGTCGAGCCATCGCTGCGCCACCCGGCACGTCCTCCCCTACATCATGGCCCAGGTGTTCGGCGCCGTTCTCGCGGCGGGCGCCCTCTACGGCATCGCCTCGGGGAAGGTGGGCTGGATCCCGAACGGCTTCGCCTCGAACGGCTATGGCGACCTCAGCCCCGGCAAGTACGGCCTGGCCGCCTGCCTGGTCACCGAGTTCCTGACGACGTTCTTCTTCCTGTTCATCATCATCGGGACGACCTCGAAGGGCGCCGCGGTGGGCTTCGCTGGCATCCCCATCGGCTTCGCGCTGGTCCTGATCCACCTCATCTCGATCCCGGTGACCAACACCTCGGTCAACCCGGCCCGCAGCACGGGTCCGGCCCTGATCGCGGGCGGCGAGTACATGGCGCAGCTCTGGTTGTTCTGGTTGGCGCCCATCGCGGGCGCGATGGGCGCGGGTGCCCTTGCCCGGTGGCTGTACGAGCCCGCGGACATCGTCGAGACGACCGTGGTCGAGAAGCAGGCTGCCGTATCAGGCTAA